Proteins from a single region of Kwoniella dendrophila CBS 6074 chromosome 4, complete sequence:
- a CDS encoding chaperone DnaK, whose translation MAYPKRTIRPSKRSTSTSLMSKITLFAFVLIAVICFLPVGNQVRAEEKEIDVGTVIGIDLGTTYSCVAVSKGGKVEIIANDQGNRITPSWVAFTEEERLIGDAAKNQASNNPENTVFDAKRLIGRAADDSDVKKDMKHWPFKIVNKGGKPMIAVNHKGDLKEFTPEEVSAMVLTKMKETAEAYLGHKVTHAVVTVPAYFNDAQRSATKDAGTIAGLTVLRIVNEPTAAAIAYGLDRTGKAESQIIVYDLGGGTFDVSLLSIEDGVFEVLATAGDTHLGGEDFDNRVIDYLVKQYKRKTDVDVSKNKRSMGKLKREVEKAKRTLSSQMSTKIEIEAFEGGNDFAETLTRAKFEELNMDLFRKTMKPVEQVLKDAGVKKDEIDDIVLVGGSTRIPKVQQLLKEYFNGKEPSKGINPDEAVAYGAAVQGGILSGEEGSSGVLLIDVCPLTLGIETTGGVMTKLIGRNSVVPTKKSQIFSTAVDNQPTVRIQVYEGERSMTKDNNVLGEFDLNDIPPAPRGVPQIEVTFEIDANGILKVSAADKGTGKSKSITITNDQRRLSPEEIERMVQEAEEFADEDAAVKKKIESQNALQNFVYSMKAQVADKEGLGGKLSDEDKETINAALKEKTEWLEENPTAEAEDYDEQLSELQAAVAPITAKLYGGAGGSSYDDDQQPFSHDEL comes from the exons ATGGCATACCCAAAACGAACAATTCGTCCTTCAAAACGATCAACGTCTACATCATTAATGTCAAAAATCACTTTATTCGCTTTTGTCCTTATTGCCGTCATCTGTTTCTTACCTGTAGGTAATCAAGTTagagctgaagaaaaagaaatagatgTTGGAACTGTTATTGGTATTGATTTAGGTACAACTTATTCATGTGTCGC TGTTTccaaaggtggtaaagtagAAATTATCGCAAACGATCAAGGTAACCGAATTACACCATCATGGGTAGCATTcacagaagaagaaagattaatCGGTGACGCCGCTAAGAATCAAGCATCAAACAACCCTGAAAACACTGTATTCGATGCCAAACGATTGATTGGTAGAGCAGCCGATGATTCAGATGTTAAGAAAGACATGAAACACTGGCCATTCAAGATTGTTAACAAAGGTGGTAAACCAATGATCGCAGTCAACCACAAAGGTGATCTCAAAGAATTT ACTCCAGAAGAAGTCTCCGCCATGGTTTTAACCAAGATGAAGGAGACTGCTGAAGCTTACCTTGGTCATAAAGTCACCCACGCCGTTGTCACTGTTCCCGCTT ACTTCAACGATGCTCAACGATCCGCTACTAAAGACGCTGGTACTATTGCCGGTCTTACAGTCCTCCGAATTGTCAACGAGCCCACCGCCGCTGCTATCG CCTACGGTCTTGACCGAACtggtaaagctgaatctcAAATCATTGTTTACGATCTTGGAGGTGGTACATTCGATGTTTCTCTCCTTTCTATCGAAGATGGTGTATTTGAAGTTTTAGCTACTGCTGGTGATACCCACTTAGGTGGTGAGGATTTCGATAACCGAGTCATTGATTACCTTGTCAAACAATACAAGAGAAAGACCGACGTCGATGTATCCAAAAACAAGAGATCGATGGGTAAACTTAAGAGAGAAGTCGAAAAGGCCAAGAGAACCTTATCATCTCAAATGAGTACcaagattgaaattgaagctttcgaaggtggtaatgatttCGCCGAA ACCCTCACCCGagctaaatttgaagaaCTCAACATGGATCTTTTCCGAAAAACTATGAAACCCGTTGAACAAGTTCTCAAGGACGCTGGTGTCAAGAAAGACGAAATCGACGAT ATCGTACTTGTTGGTGGTTCTACTAGAATTCCTAAAGTTCAACAACTCCTCAAAGAATACTTCAACGGTAAAGAACCATCTAAAGGTATCAAccctgatgaagctgttgcCTATGGTGCCGCTGTTCAAGGTGGTATCCTTTCTGGTGAAGAAGGCAGTAGTGGTGTTCTTTTGATCGATGTTTGTCCTTTAACTCTTG GTATTGAAACCACTGGTGGTGTCATGACCAAACTCATTGGCCGAAACTCTGTTGTCCCAACCAAGAAATCACAAATCTTCTCAACTGCCGTTGACAACCAACCAACCGTTAGAATTCAAGTTTATGAAGGTGAACGATCAATGACCAAAGACAACAACGTTCTcggtgaatttgatcttaaCGATATCCCACCTGCTCCTCGAGGTGTTCCACAAATTGAGGTAACCTTTGAAATCGATGCCAACGGTATCCTCAAGGTTTCTGCCGCCGACAAAGGAACTGGTAAATCCAAATCTATCACCATTACCAACGATCAACGaagattatcacctgaagaaatcGAACGAATGGttcaagaagctgaagaatttgctgatgaagatgccgctgtcaagaagaagattgaatctCAAAACGCTCTTCAAAACTTTGTTTACTCTATGAAAGCTCAAGTTGCCGACAAAGAAGGTCTCggtggtaaattatctgatgaagataaagaaactaTCAACGCTGCTCTCAAAGAAAAGACTGAATGGCTCGAAGAGAACCCAacagctgaagctgaagattaCGATGAACAATTATCTGAACTCCAAGCTGCCGTTGCT CCTATTACCGCTAAACTTTATGGCGGTGCCGGTGGATCATCATATGATGACGATCAACAACCTTTCAGTCACGATGAACTTTAA